In one Dehalogenimonas formicexedens genomic region, the following are encoded:
- a CDS encoding P-II family nitrogen regulator: MKKIEAIIREERLDAVKKALEEIGLIGMTVTEVSGRGQQKGIPLQWRVGEYRVDFLPKLKIEIICHDDDCNAAVDAIMKSAKTGRIGDGKIFVLPVEAAYRIRTAETGEAVV; the protein is encoded by the coding sequence ATGAAAAAGATAGAAGCTATCATCCGCGAGGAACGTCTTGACGCGGTCAAGAAAGCCCTGGAGGAGATCGGACTTATCGGCATGACGGTGACGGAAGTGTCGGGGCGGGGTCAGCAGAAGGGAATACCGCTCCAGTGGCGGGTCGGGGAATACCGGGTCGACTTTCTTCCCAAGCTCAAAATCGAGATAATCTGCCATGACGACGATTGCAACGCCGCGGTAGACGCTATCATGAAATCTGCTAAAACGGGCAGGATCGGCGACGGCAAGATATTCGTCCTGCCGGTGGAGGCTGCCTACCGGATCAGAACAGCTGAGACCGGCGAGGCGGTTGTTTAG
- a CDS encoding formate/nitrite transporter family protein → MSKNPPDELGLRQSEAKEIVKRTAIGAVVVHEAVRQEGEDEICRHPAALMWSGLAAGLSMGFSFLGVALLDAFLPTGAAWKSLVTSAGYSLGFIIVILGRQQLFTENTLTAVLPLLQKWSNETLGLVARLWGIVLVANLVGVLIFTLVIAHTGVMGPEVKTSLANTAQAALLPDFWTMVLKGIFAGWIIALMVWMLPGAESARVGIIFIMTYLVSLGGFPHIIAGSADALYATMINTISVSSYFSDYMAPALIGNVLGGVILVAVINHLQAITGRT, encoded by the coding sequence ATGAGTAAAAATCCACCTGATGAATTGGGATTAAGGCAATCCGAGGCGAAAGAGATCGTCAAGCGGACAGCCATAGGCGCGGTTGTCGTTCACGAAGCGGTGAGGCAGGAAGGGGAAGACGAGATTTGCCGTCACCCCGCGGCGTTAATGTGGTCGGGGCTGGCGGCAGGGTTATCCATGGGATTTTCATTTCTTGGCGTCGCGCTTTTGGACGCATTCTTACCGACCGGCGCCGCCTGGAAGTCGCTGGTAACAAGCGCCGGGTACTCACTGGGTTTTATCATTGTGATACTCGGCAGGCAACAGTTGTTTACCGAAAATACGCTTACAGCGGTTCTTCCTCTTTTACAAAAATGGAGCAATGAGACTTTGGGCCTGGTAGCAAGGTTGTGGGGAATCGTCCTTGTCGCCAATCTCGTAGGGGTTCTTATCTTCACTCTTGTAATTGCACACACGGGGGTAATGGGTCCGGAAGTTAAAACCTCACTGGCTAACACAGCTCAGGCAGCGCTGTTACCTGATTTCTGGACGATGGTGCTTAAGGGGATCTTCGCGGGATGGATCATCGCCCTGATGGTCTGGATGCTGCCGGGCGCCGAGTCAGCCAGGGTGGGCATCATTTTCATAATGACGTATCTGGTGAGCCTCGGAGGATTTCCTCATATAATTGCGGGATCCGCCGACGCCCTGTATGCCACCATGATAAATACCATCTCTGTCTCATCATACTTCTCGGATTACATGGCCCCAGCGCTTATCGGCAACGTGCTGGGTGGCGTTATTCTAGTAGCCGTGATCAACCACCTTCAGGCGATCACCGGGCGGACCTGA
- a CDS encoding P-II family nitrogen regulator, producing MKKIEAVIREERLDAVKKALEEHGIHGMTVTEVSGRGQQKGISLQWRVGEYRVDFLPKLKIEIVCHDDDCDIAVDSIMKAAKTGRIGDGKIFVMPVEAAFRIRTGETGESVV from the coding sequence ATGAAAAAGATCGAAGCGGTTATCCGCGAAGAGCGGCTGGACGCGGTAAAAAAAGCGCTTGAGGAGCACGGCATTCACGGCATGACGGTCACCGAGGTGTCCGGTCGCGGTCAACAAAAAGGCATCTCGCTGCAGTGGCGGGTTGGTGAATACCGGGTCGATTTCCTGCCGAAACTAAAAATCGAAATTGTATGCCATGACGACGATTGCGATATCGCCGTCGATTCCATCATGAAGGCGGCGAAAACGGGTAGGATCGGCGACGGCAAGATTTTTGTAATGCCGGTTGAAGCAGCCTTCCGGATACGCACCGGAGAAACCGGGGAAAGCGTCGTCTAA
- a CDS encoding ammonium transporter: MVNAGDTAWILISTALVMLMTPGVALFYGGMVRKKSVISTLMMNFAMLGVVGLLWVFYAYSLSFGPDSGGFIGSLKYVFLNNVGGEPSSTYATTVPHLAFMMFQGMFAIITVALITGAVVERIKFSALMIFAVAWLTLIYAPVAHWVWGAGGWLAKLGVLDFAGGIVVHVNAGLSALALVIVLGARKGFRHEPMEPSSIPLVMLGAGLLWFGWFGFNAGSALGSNSLAASALVATNSAGAAAATTWMLLAWNQRRPTLLGIATGAVAGLAAVTPGAGFIPPIYGVLVGIVAAVICYYAMIAKMKMGIDDSLDVMAVHGVGGIIGVLAVGIFASIAVNPVGANGLLFGGGLTLLGKQLLGILSVGGFAFGGTWIIAKVIDTTFGLRVKEMEEVVGLDLSQHGERAFGGIR; the protein is encoded by the coding sequence ATGGTCAATGCCGGCGACACGGCCTGGATCCTGATCTCAACTGCCCTGGTTATGCTGATGACGCCGGGAGTAGCGCTTTTCTACGGCGGCATGGTACGGAAAAAGAGCGTTATTTCGACCCTGATGATGAACTTCGCGATGCTCGGCGTCGTAGGACTTCTCTGGGTATTTTACGCCTATTCCCTTTCTTTCGGACCGGATTCTGGCGGATTTATCGGGAGTCTCAAATACGTATTTCTAAACAATGTCGGAGGAGAACCTTCTTCTACCTACGCCACGACGGTTCCGCATCTGGCGTTCATGATGTTCCAGGGGATGTTTGCCATTATCACCGTGGCGCTTATCACCGGGGCGGTTGTTGAGCGAATTAAATTCTCGGCTCTAATGATCTTTGCCGTCGCCTGGCTGACTTTGATCTACGCCCCGGTAGCCCACTGGGTATGGGGTGCCGGTGGCTGGCTGGCGAAACTCGGAGTGCTTGATTTTGCCGGGGGCATAGTTGTTCACGTAAACGCCGGTCTTTCGGCCTTGGCTCTGGTGATCGTTCTGGGGGCCCGCAAGGGTTTCCGGCATGAACCGATGGAGCCTTCATCGATACCGCTGGTCATGCTCGGAGCAGGGTTACTGTGGTTCGGCTGGTTCGGCTTTAACGCCGGGTCGGCGCTCGGTTCCAACTCGCTGGCGGCTTCCGCCCTGGTCGCTACCAATTCCGCTGGCGCGGCCGCGGCTACGACCTGGATGCTGCTGGCCTGGAACCAGCGGCGGCCGACACTGCTCGGAATCGCCACTGGCGCGGTGGCGGGCCTTGCCGCGGTGACCCCGGGAGCCGGCTTCATTCCCCCGATTTACGGCGTCCTGGTCGGTATCGTAGCCGCGGTCATTTGCTACTACGCCATGATCGCCAAGATGAAAATGGGGATCGATGATTCTCTGGATGTTATGGCCGTTCATGGTGTTGGAGGAATTATCGGAGTACTGGCTGTTGGTATATTTGCCTCGATTGCGGTGAACCCAGTCGGGGCAAATGGTCTGCTTTTCGGCGGCGGATTGACGCTTCTCGGGAAGCAGCTGCTTGGGATACTGAGCGTCGGAGGATTCGCTTTCGGCGGTACCTGGATCATCGCCAAAGTCATCGACACAACATTCGGATTGAGAGTAAAAGAAATGGAAGAAGTGGTCGGTCTTGACCTGTCCCAGCACGGTGAACGCGCTTTCGGAGGCATCAGGTAG
- a CDS encoding alpha-mannosidase, with translation MHTIYLIPHSHYDAVWAFNKEDYFFINIEKILKPAIELMSDPGYRFLIEQTALIEEIERRSPSLFEDIKHFVQNGQIEIASGEHLMPDTMMPLGETLVRQILTGKSYIRDKFGVKAPVAWGADSFGYNAQMPQIYVKSGYRYFAFRRGADKASPSEFWWQGLDGSRILAHWMPLGYRAGLYLDKLDESFEILKTAASTQNILMPAGSGSVPPQPETVHVVRAWNRSHKEARIVVSKSEDFFKALEQSNPELETRSGELYSGRYSMVFPNCSSSRIWLKQNLRHYEHLILACEKWLTMGWLLGMPYPSDEFYDNWQKILLGAFHDVVPGTGMDEGYEEVRHNFEYLQSHLSQMMSNFVDLIQENLITANDVIVLNPLSWEVKNWVEVELGFDPGKIKRLGGLESNGQEIAVEVLEATRYSDDSFHTVKIGFVAVVPSFGFRTYKLLRYSVPYRPSVDGRRIKTTSNSVQNKFFRLEIDPSSGLLDIFVDGKHLLKGNELTIEEETGDLYYHRQNFTGEYRTESEAGLTFGKFRLKHFEILKTPLRRIIRLESDYYSLIWPYRMQEKLRTVMWRHSYLSVSKTITIYHDIPRIDCVTKVDNRHPQIRLRLKFATDIKSPEYSSEIQFGAVSRPVDQGAKPVEGDWVEKPCGVFPSLNWIDYSDDQRGITLINQGLPAHQIQGGTIYLTLFRSIMMLSADGVTGPAVPTPDAQEFKKHTFEYSLYPHSGTWKEASSFLHGYEVNSGLQAFQISPTRIRRKHLPQGFSFIQVSAPNIIVAACKRAEDGKGIILRLYEARGEATEAEIQFFKPVLSKEKGADFDRLRHPVSAKLVNLLEEDEGDLPLDSGVIRLPFKPFEIISIRVGF, from the coding sequence TTGCATACCATCTATCTGATCCCTCACAGTCACTACGACGCGGTATGGGCTTTCAACAAGGAAGACTATTTTTTTATCAATATCGAGAAGATCCTGAAACCGGCGATCGAACTGATGTCGGATCCGGGCTACCGTTTTTTGATCGAACAGACGGCCCTGATTGAAGAGATAGAGCGGCGCAGTCCCAGCCTGTTCGAGGATATCAAACATTTCGTTCAAAACGGTCAAATAGAGATAGCCAGCGGCGAGCATCTCATGCCGGATACCATGATGCCGCTAGGCGAAACCCTGGTGCGGCAGATCTTGACTGGCAAAAGTTATATCCGCGATAAATTCGGCGTTAAAGCCCCGGTAGCCTGGGGCGCCGACAGTTTCGGCTATAACGCCCAGATGCCCCAAATCTACGTTAAATCCGGCTACCGGTACTTCGCCTTCCGGAGGGGAGCAGACAAGGCTTCGCCGTCAGAGTTCTGGTGGCAGGGGCTGGACGGCAGCCGCATCCTGGCCCACTGGATGCCTCTGGGATACCGCGCCGGCTTATACCTGGACAAGCTGGACGAAAGCTTTGAAATTCTTAAAACCGCCGCCTCCACCCAGAATATCCTCATGCCCGCCGGAAGTGGCTCGGTTCCCCCCCAGCCCGAGACCGTTCATGTGGTCCGCGCCTGGAACCGCAGCCACAAGGAAGCCCGAATCGTCGTGTCAAAATCGGAGGATTTCTTTAAAGCCCTTGAGCAATCGAACCCGGAACTGGAAACCCGCTCTGGGGAACTCTATTCCGGCCGCTATTCAATGGTTTTCCCCAATTGTTCTTCGTCCCGGATCTGGCTGAAACAAAACCTCAGGCATTACGAGCACCTGATCCTGGCTTGTGAGAAATGGCTGACCATGGGGTGGCTTCTCGGTATGCCTTATCCTTCGGATGAGTTCTACGACAATTGGCAGAAAATCCTTCTCGGCGCCTTCCATGACGTGGTTCCCGGCACCGGTATGGACGAGGGATATGAAGAAGTCCGGCACAACTTCGAGTACCTGCAAAGTCATCTGTCTCAGATGATGTCCAATTTTGTGGATCTGATCCAGGAAAACCTGATCACCGCCAATGATGTTATAGTTCTCAATCCGCTTTCCTGGGAGGTGAAAAACTGGGTCGAGGTTGAACTCGGCTTTGATCCGGGTAAGATCAAGCGTTTGGGCGGACTGGAAAGCAACGGCCAGGAGATCGCCGTGGAAGTCCTGGAAGCTACGCGTTACTCGGATGATTCCTTTCACACCGTGAAAATCGGTTTCGTGGCGGTGGTACCCTCTTTCGGGTTCCGGACTTACAAGTTGCTGAGATACAGCGTCCCCTACCGTCCTTCGGTTGACGGCCGGCGCATCAAGACAACCAGCAACAGCGTTCAGAACAAGTTTTTTCGCCTCGAAATCGATCCTAGCAGTGGGCTCCTCGACATATTTGTCGATGGCAAGCATCTTCTTAAAGGCAACGAACTTACCATCGAGGAGGAGACCGGCGACCTGTATTATCACCGCCAGAATTTCACCGGGGAATATCGCACCGAGAGCGAAGCCGGCTTGACCTTCGGCAAATTCCGGCTGAAACATTTCGAGATTTTGAAGACGCCTCTGCGCCGGATAATCCGCCTGGAGAGTGATTATTACTCGTTGATCTGGCCTTACCGGATGCAGGAAAAGCTCCGCACCGTGATGTGGCGTCACAGTTATCTCTCGGTATCCAAGACCATTACCATTTATCACGACATCCCTCGAATAGATTGCGTCACTAAAGTCGATAACCGGCACCCTCAAATCAGGCTTAGGCTCAAGTTCGCCACCGATATCAAGTCTCCCGAGTACTCTTCGGAAATCCAGTTCGGCGCCGTCAGCCGCCCGGTCGACCAGGGGGCAAAGCCGGTGGAGGGGGACTGGGTCGAAAAACCATGCGGCGTATTCCCATCGCTCAACTGGATCGATTATTCCGACGACCAGCGAGGGATAACCCTTATCAATCAGGGCTTACCCGCCCATCAGATCCAGGGGGGCACCATCTATCTGACGCTGTTCCGTAGCATCATGATGCTCTCCGCAGACGGCGTCACCGGCCCAGCAGTCCCCACACCCGACGCCCAGGAATTCAAGAAACACACCTTTGAGTACTCACTGTACCCTCACTCAGGCACCTGGAAAGAGGCCAGTTCGTTCCTGCACGGCTATGAGGTCAACAGCGGACTCCAGGCTTTTCAGATATCCCCCACGCGGATCCGCCGGAAACACCTGCCCCAGGGCTTTTCTTTCATCCAGGTGAGCGCCCCGAACATCATTGTCGCCGCCTGTAAACGGGCCGAAGACGGCAAGGGCATAATTCTTCGCCTTTACGAGGCCAGGGGTGAAGCCACCGAGGCTGAAATTCAATTTTTCAAACCGGTCTTAAGCAAGGAAAAAGGAGCGGATTTCGACCGGTTGCGTCATCCGGTTTCTGCCAAACTGGTGAATCTCCTTGAGGAAGATGAGGGAGATCTGCCGTTGGATTCCGGGGTTATCAGATTACCCTTCAAACCTTTTGAGATCATCAGTATCAGGGTTGGCTTTTGA